The stretch of DNA CAAAGCATCAACGGTTTGAGGAGTCGATTCATAAATGTCAATCAGGCGTTTATGAATTCTGGTTTCGAACTGCTCGCGCGACTTTTTGTCAACATGCGGCGAGCGCAGCACTGTATAAACAGTGCGCTTTGTCGGAAGAGGAATGGGCCCAGCAATACGAGCACCGGTGCGCAGAACTG from candidate division Zixibacteria bacterium HGW-Zixibacteria-1 encodes:
- a CDS encoding 30S ribosomal protein S10, with amino-acid sequence MNGQKIRIKLKAYDHYSLDKSTKEIARTVLRTGARIAGPIPLPTKRTVYTVLRSPHVDKKSREQFETRIHKRLIDIYESTPQTVDALMKLDLPAGVDVEIKT